A genomic region of Pseudopipra pipra isolate bDixPip1 chromosome W, bDixPip1.hap1, whole genome shotgun sequence contains the following coding sequences:
- the LOC135404901 gene encoding serine/threonine-protein kinase pim-1-like — protein MAPAVPLCRAGPPRPRPWAARRGLALARLPARRLWRCWALLWGWLWDGLGLAAPWLRLARARRLPGPAGAAGAAAAAASSAASPARAPPLASPAAGSEPPLPAAAGEARPGPLEGRSGAVPGPGPNADGHVSPAPKAKEPLHERYRLHSLLGSGGFGRVYAGTCLADGAPVSAAGGGGGGGGGGRDGRRAQPALPLGLQVAIKAVSRDGIRRWGELPDGTRAPLEIVLLDKVSNGFPGVIQLLEWFELPNGFLLVMEHPEPSQDLSRLLRAWGFLPEEMAWGLFRQVLQAVRHCTSCGVLHRDIKPQNILLHLASGEAKLLDFGCGTFLKDTVYTQFAGEPTAGGCSWCRASHGHAQVWQWRLPLWPRGNRISSSAKLLLDGAGGLQASAALLDTSGFFSNPEFVTKRTLSYSPPEWIYLKRYHGEEATIWSLGILLYQMVCGKHPFRKGPNTIWAQLPFPARVSPGCQHLIRWCLSIRPSDRPALEDLLCHPWVQGIPLP, from the exons ATGGCCCCGGCCGTTCCCCtgtgccgggcggggccgccccgtcccCGGCCCTGGGCGGCCCGGCGCGGTCTCGCCCTCGCCCGGCTCCCGGCGCGCCGGTTGTGGCGCTGCTGGGcgctcctgtggggctggctgtgggacgggctCGGCCTCGCCGCCCCTTGGCTCCGCCTGGCTCGAGCCCGGCgcctgccggggccggcgggggccgcgggcgccgcggccgctgccgcctcctcgGCGGCTTCCCCGGCCAGAGCTCCGCCGCTCGCCAGCCCGGCCGCCGGCAgcgagccgccgctgcccgctgcGGCTGGGgaagcccggcccgggccgcttGAGGGGCGCtcgggggccgtgccgggccccggccCCAACGCTGACGGCCACGTCTCGCCCGCACCGAAGGCCAAGGAGCCGCTGCACGAGCGCTACCGGCTGCATTCGCTGCTGGGCAGCGGCGGCTTCGGCCGCGTCTACGCGGGGACCTGCCTGGCGGACGGAGCCCCGGtgagtgcagcaggaggaggaggaggaggaggaggaggagggcgggacgggcggcgagCTCAACCCGCCCTTCCCCTCGGCTTGCAGGTGGCCATCAAAGCCGTGTCCCGGGATGGCATCCGGCGCTGGGGCGAGCTG CCTGACGGCACCCGGGCCCCCCTGGAGATCGTGCTGCTGGACAAGGTGTCCAATGGCTTCCCTGGTGTCatccagctcctggagtggTTCGAGCTCCCCAACGGGTTCCTGTTGGTGATGGAGCATCCGGAGCCGTCTCAGGACCTCTCTCGCTTACTGAGGGCGTGGGGGTTCCTGCCGGAGGAGATGGCGTGGGGGCTGTTCCGCCAGGTGCTGCAGGCCGTGCGGCACTGCACCAGCTGCGGCGTCCTGCACCGGGACATCAAGCCCCAGAACATCCTCCTCCACCTGGCCAGCGGCGAGGCCAAGCTCCTCGACTTTGGATGTGGCACCTTCCTTAAGGACACGGTCTACACCCAGTTTGCAGGTGAGCCCACAGCCGGGGGATGCTCCTGGTGCCGGGCATCGCATGGCCATGCCCAGGTGTGGCAGTGGAGATTGCCCCTTTGGCCGAGGGGGAACAGGATTAGTTCTTCAGCCAAGTTGCttttggatggggctggggggttaCA GGCTTCCGCTGCCCTCTTGGACACCAGCGGCTTCTTCTCCAACCCAGAGTTTGTAACCAAGA GAACACTGTCATACAGCCCGCCAGAGTGGATCTACCTCAAGCGCTACCACGGCGAGGAGGCGACCATCTggtccctgggcatcctgctctACCAGATGGTCTGCGGGAAGCACCCTTTCCGCAAAGGCCCCAACACCATCTGGGCCCAGCTCCCGTTCCCAGCACGGGTCTCTCCAG gctgccagcaccTTATCAGGTGGTGTTTGTCCATCCGCCCCTCGGACAGGCCAGCACTGGAAGACCTGTTGTGCCATCCTTGGGTGCAGGGCATTCCCCTGCCCTAG